The Osmerus eperlanus chromosome 25, fOsmEpe2.1, whole genome shotgun sequence genome contains a region encoding:
- the rchy1 gene encoding RING finger and CHY zinc finger domain-containing protein 1 isoform X2 yields MALKSRGQKKAPCCGKLYVCRLCHDAKEDHEMDRFQVKEVQCSHCLTVQEAHQTCQECNVKFGDYYCDICHLFDKDKKQYHCQPCGICRIGPKEKYFHCEKCNLCLASEMRGNHKCVENVSRQNCPVCMEDIHTSRIGAHVLPCGHLLHKTCFDDMVRTGAYRCPLCMHSVWNMEDQWEMMDREIAQSPMPTEYQDATVKIICNDCQAHCTVPFHVLGMKCGGCGSYNTAQDGGLMEQLPERAAQPQEQQQQQQQQPEPEQETQSQ; encoded by the exons GCACCTTGCTGTGGCAAATTATACGTCTGTCGATTGTGCCACGATGCAAAAGAAGATCATGAAATGGACCGTTTCCAGGTTAAAGAGGTCCAGTGCTCTCATTGTCTCACAGTGCAGGAG GCACACCAAACTTGCCAGGAGTGTAATGTGAAATTTGGGGATTACTATTGTGATATCTGCCACTTGTTTGATAAGGATAAAAAACAATATCACTGTCAACCCTGTGGAATTTGCAG GATTGGCCCTAAAGAAAAATATTTCCACTGTGAAAAGTGCAATCTCtgtttagcaagtgaaatgcgaGGGAACCACAAG TGTGTTGAAAATGTTTCAAGACAGAACTGCCCAGTGTGTATGGAG GATATCCACACATCCAGAATAGGAGCCCACGTTCTTCCCTGCGGGCATCTTCTGCATAA AACATGCTTTGATGACATGGTCAGAACAGG TGCGTATCGCTGCCCGCTCTGCATGCACTCTGTGTGGAACATGGAGGACCAATGGGAAATGATGGATAGAGAGATCGCCCAGTCCCCTATGCCCACTGAATACCAGGATGCTACTGTGAAG ATCATATGTAATGACTGTCAGGCCCACTGTACAGTTCCATTCCATGTCCTGGGCATGAAGTGTGGCGGTTGTGGCTCCTACAACACGGCCCAGGATGGAGGCCTCATGGAGCAGCTCCCGGAACGAGCAGCCCAGCcacaagaacaacaacaacagcagcagcagcaaccagaaccAGAGCAGGAGACCCAGTCTCAGTGA
- the LOC134012070 gene encoding uncharacterized protein LOC134012070, whose translation MTIFGVVCAIAVTSSKPVSLYGSQWTAMMTGNIVTSSSESNESNSSSEETEGGTPLPLTTLPPIRDEALPPIRDETCSPDGQEELDSSDREGELPSSNEVSQTTFDSDPSVLPDSDASQTSTDIGESNEPPQTSVGTDEPQTFDGDGSLLPTLSPLPETNVLQDPALTDAQFPLILDGIAVTVLSTISSTKHQGLPVDLTPPPAPVILKPRPLPVSAVPFQPLPAGPTEAPTEAPSCFIVDITTPVPGPARGDSI comes from the exons ATGACTATATTTGGTGTTGTCTGTGCCATTGCTGTCACATCCTCCAAACCT GTCAGTCTGTATGGATCACAGTGGACGGCTATGATGACAGGAAACATAGTAACTTCCTCATCCGAGTCCAACGAGTCCAACTCTTCCTCAGAGGAGACTGAAGGTGGAACTCCCCTTCCTTTAACCACCCTCCCACCAATCAGAGACGAGGCCCTCCCACCAATCAGAGACGAGACCTGCTCACCAGACGGTCAGGAAGAACTGGACTCTTCAGACAGGGAAGGTGAACTGCCCTCGTCCAATGAGGTCTCCCAAACCACATTCGATTCTGACCCCTCAGTCTTGCCAGACAGTGACGCTTCGCAGACCTCGACTGATATCGGGGAATCGAACGAACCCCCACAAACATCAGTTGGCACAGACGAGCCCCAGACATTCGATGGGGATGGTTCTCTTCTTCCCACTCTCTCACCACTTCCAGAGACGAATGTTTTACAAGACCCAGCTCTCACGGACGCCCAGTTTCCCCTCATTCTCGATGGCATAGCAGTAACAGTTCTATCCACAATCAGCTCCACAAAACACCAGGGACTCCCTGTGgacctcactcctcctccagcccctgtcATCCTCAAACCAAGGCCTCTGCCCGTGTCTGCTGTGCCTTTCCAGCCTCTTCCTGCAGGGCCCACAGAGGCTCCCACTGAGGCTCCATCTTGTTTCATTGTGGACATCACTACCCCTGTGCCCGGCCCTGCCAGAGGGGACAGCATTTAA
- the rchy1 gene encoding RING finger and CHY zinc finger domain-containing protein 1 isoform X1 gives MATPDGCEHYVRSCLMKAPCCGKLYVCRLCHDAKEDHEMDRFQVKEVQCSHCLTVQEAHQTCQECNVKFGDYYCDICHLFDKDKKQYHCQPCGICRIGPKEKYFHCEKCNLCLASEMRGNHKCVENVSRQNCPVCMEDIHTSRIGAHVLPCGHLLHKTCFDDMVRTGAYRCPLCMHSVWNMEDQWEMMDREIAQSPMPTEYQDATVKIICNDCQAHCTVPFHVLGMKCGGCGSYNTAQDGGLMEQLPERAAQPQEQQQQQQQQPEPEQETQSQ, from the exons GCACCTTGCTGTGGCAAATTATACGTCTGTCGATTGTGCCACGATGCAAAAGAAGATCATGAAATGGACCGTTTCCAGGTTAAAGAGGTCCAGTGCTCTCATTGTCTCACAGTGCAGGAG GCACACCAAACTTGCCAGGAGTGTAATGTGAAATTTGGGGATTACTATTGTGATATCTGCCACTTGTTTGATAAGGATAAAAAACAATATCACTGTCAACCCTGTGGAATTTGCAG GATTGGCCCTAAAGAAAAATATTTCCACTGTGAAAAGTGCAATCTCtgtttagcaagtgaaatgcgaGGGAACCACAAG TGTGTTGAAAATGTTTCAAGACAGAACTGCCCAGTGTGTATGGAG GATATCCACACATCCAGAATAGGAGCCCACGTTCTTCCCTGCGGGCATCTTCTGCATAA AACATGCTTTGATGACATGGTCAGAACAGG TGCGTATCGCTGCCCGCTCTGCATGCACTCTGTGTGGAACATGGAGGACCAATGGGAAATGATGGATAGAGAGATCGCCCAGTCCCCTATGCCCACTGAATACCAGGATGCTACTGTGAAG ATCATATGTAATGACTGTCAGGCCCACTGTACAGTTCCATTCCATGTCCTGGGCATGAAGTGTGGCGGTTGTGGCTCCTACAACACGGCCCAGGATGGAGGCCTCATGGAGCAGCTCCCGGAACGAGCAGCCCAGCcacaagaacaacaacaacagcagcagcagcaaccagaaccAGAGCAGGAGACCCAGTCTCAGTGA
- the rchy1 gene encoding RING finger and CHY zinc finger domain-containing protein 1 isoform X3: MDRFQVKEVQCSHCLTVQEAHQTCQECNVKFGDYYCDICHLFDKDKKQYHCQPCGICRIGPKEKYFHCEKCNLCLASEMRGNHKCVENVSRQNCPVCMEDIHTSRIGAHVLPCGHLLHKTCFDDMVRTGAYRCPLCMHSVWNMEDQWEMMDREIAQSPMPTEYQDATVKIICNDCQAHCTVPFHVLGMKCGGCGSYNTAQDGGLMEQLPERAAQPQEQQQQQQQQPEPEQETQSQ, encoded by the exons ATGGACCGTTTCCAGGTTAAAGAGGTCCAGTGCTCTCATTGTCTCACAGTGCAGGAG GCACACCAAACTTGCCAGGAGTGTAATGTGAAATTTGGGGATTACTATTGTGATATCTGCCACTTGTTTGATAAGGATAAAAAACAATATCACTGTCAACCCTGTGGAATTTGCAG GATTGGCCCTAAAGAAAAATATTTCCACTGTGAAAAGTGCAATCTCtgtttagcaagtgaaatgcgaGGGAACCACAAG TGTGTTGAAAATGTTTCAAGACAGAACTGCCCAGTGTGTATGGAG GATATCCACACATCCAGAATAGGAGCCCACGTTCTTCCCTGCGGGCATCTTCTGCATAA AACATGCTTTGATGACATGGTCAGAACAGG TGCGTATCGCTGCCCGCTCTGCATGCACTCTGTGTGGAACATGGAGGACCAATGGGAAATGATGGATAGAGAGATCGCCCAGTCCCCTATGCCCACTGAATACCAGGATGCTACTGTGAAG ATCATATGTAATGACTGTCAGGCCCACTGTACAGTTCCATTCCATGTCCTGGGCATGAAGTGTGGCGGTTGTGGCTCCTACAACACGGCCCAGGATGGAGGCCTCATGGAGCAGCTCCCGGAACGAGCAGCCCAGCcacaagaacaacaacaacagcagcagcagcaaccagaaccAGAGCAGGAGACCCAGTCTCAGTGA
- the lrp13 gene encoding low-density lipoprotein receptor-related protein 4 yields the protein MNTCLLGLVVILHFLGSLRGVNAEVLAPIQCKLGKKLCNDGTECVSYNHVCDGETDCRDGSDEKDCAVGCNTDQFQCAHGKKCIDRSEVCDGEAQCQDRSDEADCVAHMEGCSHHCDNKTRCLPVTFLCDGERDCQDGTDEANCDSDDRVPTSTPAPRNCRLGSKFCDDKTECVLYNHVCDGEADCTDGSDEKGCPSKCGNGEFQCAHGKKCIDHRQLCDGVAQCQDRSDEADCVAHTEGCSHHCDNKTRCLPVTFLCDGERDCQDGTDEANCADLRCNGGEFRCSSGQCVSIGMQCDGHPDCKDRSDEESCAELPECPTSHLCPHSKECLIEEWLCDGYKDCKDGTDEKDCKSVMMECGEFQWSCTSKTQCVPKLWRCDGAKDCEDGSDETGCGIPPCLPHQFQCGSMECLDVALVCNGMTNCADGSDEGGDCQTKCPLPATAHCAQDCHSTPQGMRCWCQSGYKLQEDGMSCVDTDECKDRHPGVCSQLCTNTEGSYKCRCSTGYILEADGRSCKITGEPFLLASVKTELFLFGLLGSSLDVLLSSAKKAILSVDYDWKEQKVFWVSLDSESIRWSSLDQKSKGTLINGVKSDCIAVDWIGRNLYWIDGVGNQIIAIRLTTAVTNALDYSVILDEDFEQPRSLALLPQKGIMFWSEIGNDPKIERAGMDGSERRVVVDRNLSWPGGVAVDTLGERVYWTDERLKCIGSATLEGEDIRILQMEETSNPFSLTVFNDMLYWSDAKRRTIQGTQKITGKGYQVLFKRPGQPFGLKVIHPLLQAATESPCERLRCSHLCVLAPGPKAVCKCPSGLLLAEDGLTCSNLVTSAFLLLLSRSTVTQIHLQAMHSAVSLKGWPEHLALLLPSMNEAATLDYSLREHTLYLADAGQASVGLFKLKETGLVPRGQLLRLLGDAVTSMALDWVTLSLYWSSIKQPRLQVTSASGAHTAVLIRDAVGSLESIALHPLRGRVCFINLVRQEGGSVQPRVECSHMDGSRRLLVWAEAVRPTALVFSNSGNEIYWADISSGVIASVGVDGSGFKAFQTGDGLTAFALSDEMLLWMTVNDTAKVWYRDKRQVQMLWFEVNTGVVSMRAYSESSQRGSNLCTVDNGDCHHLCLAAPGGRMCMCAHDHLSVNGTRCVPDQRCVAGSRSCLDGSTCLPLQKFCDGHVDCSDHSDENCVHLKAERVTKTTPQQDPSPTPPSTSGSSNTTTDQDRRDDQDRRDDQDRRDDQDRRDDQDLLGDQSRRDDEDRRGDEDRRGDQDRDQDRRGDQDRRGDQDRRGDQDPLDDQDRRDHHDLVRNLDAQQCDVSECSGNRVCGEGDEAGSCVCSLGYSRESCQNRLFQGPLLYGAVAAGAGVVALAVLAFIIKRHKASRRASRVVKDTSLTDLEKPLETPVETPVETPVETPVETPVETPVETPVETPVEMLSSQSQPNETHFIEEVVAFVD from the exons ATGAATACCTGTTTGCTTGGGTTGGTCGTAATTCTTCATTTCCTAGGGTCTTTGCGAG GTGTAAATGCAGAGGTATTGGCTCCTATTCAATGCAAACTGGGTAAGAAACTGTGCAACGATGGAACAGAATGCGTTTCCTATAAccatgtgtgtgatggagagacTGACTGCAGGGATGGTTCTGATGAAAAAGACTGTGCTGTTGGCTGCAACACAG ACCAGTTCCAGTGCGCGCATGGGAAAAAGTGCATAGACCGGAGTGAGGTGTGTGACGGAGAAGCCCAGTGTCAGGACCGCTCTGATGAGGCGGATTGTGTGGCGCACATGGAGGGCTGCTCCCACCACTGTGACAACAAGACCCGCTGCCTCCCCGTCACCTTCCTCTGtgacggggagagagactgcCAGGATGGTACAGACGAGGCCAACTGTG ACTCAGATGACCGTGTCCCAACCTCAACTCCTGCACCCCGCAATTGTCGCTTGGGATCAAAGTTCTGTGACGACAAGACTGAGTGTGTTCTCTACAACCACGTGTGCGACGGAGAGGCTGACTGCACAGATGGCTCGGACGAGAAGGGGTGTCCATCAAAATGTGGAaatg GGGAGTTCCAGTGCGCCCATGGGAAGAAGTGCATCGACCACCGTCAGCTGTGTGACGGCGTGGCCCAGTGTCAGGACCGCTCTGATGAGGCGGATTGTGTGGCGCACACGGAGGGCTGCTCCCACCACTGTGACAACAAGACCCGCTGCCTCCCCGTCACCTTCCTCTGtgacggggagagagactgcCAGGATGGTACAGACGAGGCCAACTGTG CTGACCTGAGGTGCAATGGTGGAGAATTCCGATGCAGcagtggtcagtgtgtgtccaTAGGCATGCAATGTGACGGCCATCCCGATTGCAAGGACCGCTCTGACGAGGAGAGCTGCGCCGAGCTGCCAGAATGCCCCACCTCACATTTGTGTCCCCACAGCAAGGAGTGCCTGATAGAGGAATGGCTCTGTGACGGCTACAAGGACTGCAAAGATGGCACGGAtgagaag GATTGTAAGTCGGTCATGATGGAGTGTGGAGAATTCCAGTGGTCCTGTACCTCCAAGACCCAGTGTGTCCCCAAACTCTGGAGGTGTGACGGAGCGAAAGACTGTGAAGACGGAAGTGATGAAACAGGAT GTGGTATTCCACCTTGCCTCCCTCACCAGTTTCAGTGTGGTAGCATGGAGTGTTTGGATGTTGCACTGGTGTGTAACGGGATGACCAACTGTGCGGATGGCTCTGACGAGGGAGGAGATTGTCAAACCAAGTGTCCCTTGCCGGCCACAGCCCACTGTGCCCAGGACTGCCACAGCACACCACAGGGAATG CGGTGCTGGTGTCAATCAGGCTACAAGCTCCAGGAAGATGGCATGTCCTGTGTTGACACTGACGAGTGTAAAGACAGACACCCAGGTGTTTGTAGCCAGCTGTGCACCAACACAGAGGGCTCCTACAAGTGTCGGTGTAGCACTGGCTACATCCTGGAGGCTGATGGCCGCAGCTGCAAGATCACAG GCGAGCCCTTCCTGCTGGCGTCGGTTAAAACGGAGCTGTTCCTTTTCGGCCTGCTCGGCAGCAGTCTGGACGTCCTCCTGTCCTCGGCCAAGAAGGCCATCCTCTCTGTGGACTATGACTGGAAGGAGCAGAAGGTGTTCTGGGTCAGCCTGGACTCTGAGAGCATCAGGTGGTCCTCGCTGGACCAGAAGAGCAAAGGCACGCTCATCAACG GTGTTAAATCTGACTGCATTGCTGTTGACTGGATCGGGAGGAACTTGTACTGGATTGACGGCGTTGGGAATCAGATCATTGCCATCAGATTAACCACAGCCGTCACGAACGCCCTGGACTACAGCGTGATCCTCGATGAGGACTTTGAGCAGCCTCGCTCGCTGGCTCTGCTGCCACAGAAGGG AATCATGTTCTGGTCGGAGATTGGAAACGACCCAAAGATCGAGCGGGCGGGGATGGACGGCTctgagaggagggtggtggtcgACCGCAACCTCAGCTGGCCAGGGGGCGTGGCCGTGGACACCCTGGGGGAGAGGGTCTATTGGACAGACGAGAGACTGAAATGCATTGGATCGGCGACTCTGGAAGGAGAGGACATCAGG ATACTGCAGATGGAGGAGACCTCcaatcccttctctctcacagtgTTCAACGACATGCTCTACTGGTCTGATGCCAAGAGGAGAACCATTCAGGGAacccagaagatcaccggaaaGGGTTATCAAGTTCTCTTCAAACGGCCAGGGCAGCCTTTTGGATTAAAA GTCATCCATCCGCTGTTGCAGGCAGCGACAGAGAGCCCCTGTGAGAGGCTGCGCTGCTCCCACCTGTGTGTGCTGGCCCCGGGGCCCAAGGCCGTCTGCAAGTGTCCCTCTGGCCTGCTGCTGGCCGAGGATGGCCTCACCTGCTCCAACCTGGTCACCTCCGCCTTCCTCCTGCTACTGTCTCGCTCAACCGTCACCCAG ATTCACCTGCAGGCCATGCACAGTGCCGTCAGCCTGAAGGGCTGGCCCGAGCACCTGGCCCTCCTGCTACCCAGCATGAACGAGGCGGCCACGCTGGACTACTCTCTACGGGAGCACACTCTGTACCTGGCGGACGCCGGCCAGGCCTCGGTGGGGCTCTTCAAGCTGAAGGAGACGGGCCTGGTTCCCCGGGGGCAGCTGCTCCGCCTCCTGGGCGACGCGGTGACGAGCATGGCTCTGGACTGGGTCACTCTCTCCCTGTACTGGAGCAGCATCAAGCAGCCCAGGCTGCAGGTGACGTCGGCCAGCGGCGCGCACACCGCCGTCCTGATCCGAGACGCCGTAGGGAGCTTGGAGTCCATCGCCCTGCACCCGCTCAGGGGGAGAGTTTGTTTTATCAACCTGGtcaggcaggaggggggcagcgtTCAGCCACGGGTGGAGTGTTCCCACATGGACGGGTCCAGGAGACTCCTGGTGTGGGCCGAAGCGGTGCGGCCCACCGCGTTGGTCTTTTCCAACAGCGGGAATGAAATCTACTGGGCTGATATCA GTTCTGGGGTCATTGCCTCGGTCGGGGTGGATGGTTCAGGATTCAAGGCGTTCCAGACTGGTGATGGTCTGACTGCATTTGCCCTCAGTGATGAAATGCTGCTCTGGATGACGGTCAACG ATACAGCCAAAGTGTGGTACAGGGATAAACGGCAGGTGCAGATGCTATGGTTTGAGGTCAACACCGGGGTTGTGAGTATGAGGGCCTACAGCGAGTCCAGCCAGAGAG GCTCTAACCTCTGTACTGTTGACAATGGAGACTGCCATCACCTGTGTCTGGCTGCCCCTGGCGGGCGAATGTGCATGTGCGCCCATGACCACCTCTCTGTCAACGGCACGCGCTGCGTCCCTGACCAGCGCTGCGTGGCAGGCAGCAGGTCGTGTCTGGATGGGAGCACATGCCTACCCCTGCAGAAGTTCTGCGACGGCCATGTGGATTGTTCCGACCACTCTGACGAGAACT GCGTTCACCTCAAGGCTGAACGGGTAACCAAGACCACACCCCAGCAAGACCCCAGTcctacccctccctctacctctggtTCCTCGAACACCACCACCGACCAGGATCGCCGGGACGACCAGGATCGCCGGGACGACCAGGATCGCCGGGACGACCAGGATCGCCGGGACGACCAGGATCTCCTAGGCGACCAGAGTCGCCGGGACGACGAGGATCGCCGGGGCGACGAGGATCGCCGGGGCGACCAGGATCGCGACCAGGATCGCCGGGGCGACCAGGATCGCCGGGGCGACCAGGATCGCCGGGGCGACCAGGATCCCCTGGACGACCAGGATCGCCGGGACCACCATGATCTGGTGAGAAACCTGGATGCCCAGCAGTGCGACGTGAGCGAGTGCAGCGGTAACCGAGTGTGTGGGGAGGGCGACGAGGCCGGCAGCTGCGTGTGTAGCCTGGGCTACAGCAGAGAGTCCTGTCAGAACCGGCTCTTTCAGGGCCCTCTCTTGTATGGCGCTGTAGCAGCGGGCGCTGGGGTGGTCGCACTTGCAGTCCTCGCTTTCATCATCAAAAGACACAAGGCCTCCAG gagGGCCAGTCGAGTAGTAAAGGATACTAGTTTGACTGACCTGGAGAAACCTCTGGAGACCCCTGTGGAGACCCCTGTGGAGACCCCTGTGGAGACCCCTGTGGAGACCCCTGTGGAGACCCCTGTGGAGACCCCTGTGGAGACCCCTGTGGAGATGCTCTCATCTCAATCTCAACCCAATGAGACCCACTTCATAGAA GAAGTGGTGGCTTTCGTGGACTAA
- the LOC134012024 gene encoding uncharacterized protein LOC134012024: protein MRIVIFFIFLIGVIFPLLQQVQGRPYHLRQPLWPSAPRPLPQMDRNADSDDYTPTFYFEDPPKPRPPTQPQPKLPGPVRPPGPFVPPNKGLLPPFEGAVAPPCAGGNCDFLPQPCLTPDPGTPVQGGDLPLVFVFRASDKEQPQVFFLPQVPGGRGQGTALKPPSTPYLAFPGGAGVDTEGGVAGGFQGPLFVSPAEVASGLDLGKQQREVLDTFLGNGTGSGVSQIIIYPGLFIPVPEGGQSGSGAQFPIDPTMTFQERVEPSILGFQGREN from the exons ATGAGGATTGTCATCTTTTTCATCTTCCTAATTGGAGTCATTTTTCCA CTGTTGCAACAGGTGCAAGGAAGACCGTATCATCTCCGCCAGCCGCTGTGGCCTTCTGCCCCAAGACCTTTGCCCCAGATGGACAGAAACGCTGACAGTGACGACTACACTCCCACCTTCTACTTTGAGGACCCGCCTAAGCCCCGGCCCCCTACGCAGCCTCAACCCAAACTACCAGGCCCTGTCAGACCCCCAGGCCCCTTTGTCCCACCAAACAAAGGCCTGTTGCCTCCTTTCGAGGGTGCTGTAGCCCCTCCCTGTGCTGGCGGTAACTGTGACTTCCTACCCCAGCCTTGCCTCACCCCCGACCCTGGGACCCCCGTACAGGGAGGCGACCTCCCGCTCGTCTTTGTTTTCAGAGCCTCCGACAAAGAACAGCCTCAAGTGTTCTTTCTCCCCCAGGTCCCTGGCGGACGAGGCCAGGGGACTGCTCTCAAGCCGCCCTCGACACCCTATTTGGCATTTCCGGGAGGAGCGGGTGTAGACACCGAGGGAGGGGTAGCTGGGGGGTTCCAAGGGCCTCTATTTGTGTCCCCAGCTGAGGTAGCCAGTGGGCTGGACCTTGGTAAGCAGCAAAGGGAGGTACTTGACACATTCTTGGGTAATGGAACTGGGTCTGGTGTTTCTCAAATCATCATCTACCCAGGGCTCTTTATTCCTGTCCCTGAGGGCGGACAGTCAGGCAGCGGTGCGCAATTCCCAATTGATCCCACCATGACTTTCCAAGAGAGGGTGGAGCCTTCTATTCTTGGATTTCAAGGGAGGGAAAATTGA